In a genomic window of Anoplopoma fimbria isolate UVic2021 breed Golden Eagle Sablefish chromosome 6, Afim_UVic_2022, whole genome shotgun sequence:
- the LOC129092588 gene encoding hyaluronan-binding protein 2-like: protein MNLKLLFFCLFLAVLLVPAELKRKKRKHDRHDHDGRKLGHKHGKRKDRFEDIVSDKVFEILEGNGDDDDDEDDDDEDKSEWVFKLQEPEGLCDPNPCHNNGVCEQKGKRRFECDCPRPFKGKKCKRGPRHCKRGRCGRGECVLTSTAPFFECKCKEPFQPPSCIHLSVCEPNPCRNGGQCIKDGNDFDCLCPVGYGGRFCHVGPDDCYVDDGESYRGNVSETDDSHVCLHWNSHFILENGVDPFNSFEDKDGLGPHNFCRNPDGDDMPWCFYRQGRKLTWDYCDITECLTTGVVPTEIVPTDDDPTDPTAHTAKPTTAKPIVTTKPTTSKPPTTREPCQTPKPTPTPGEVAPTATAPPQQFATCGQAQPKKPITRIFGGLKVPPGAVPWQVSLQVRPKNSNQHFRHTCGGVLIKSCWVLTAGHCIESMKDMQVVAGGLSLDIEESTEQTIKVEEAIRHENYRETPSAVYNDIALLRLKGADGVCANETQFVKIACLPDAQLPDGMECKISGWGVTEDSELGSNHLRDANVLLIGQEKCSEPKVYGRVLDNTMFCAGHLQGGVDSCQGDSGGPLTCDQNNSAVIYGLVSWGDQCGRKNKPGVYTRVTNFLTWIRSKTQAASP, encoded by the exons ATGAACCTAAAGCTCCTCTTCTTTTGCCTCTTCTTGGCGGTGCTCCTCGTACCTGCTGAA CTGAAACGTAAAAAGCGCAAACACGATCGTCATGATCATGATGGTCGGAAACTTGGGCATAAACACGGCAAAAGGAAAGACAGGTTTGAGGACATAGTTAGTG ATAAGGTCTTTGAGATCCTTGAGGGAAATggtgacgatgatgatgatgaagatgatgatgatgaagataaatCAGAATGGGTCTTTAAACTTCAAGAGCCAGAAG GCCTATGTGACCCAAACCCTTGCCACAACAATGGAGTGTGTGAGCAGAAAGGCAAGAGGAGGTTCGAGTGTGATTGTCCAAGACCATTCAAGGGAAAGAAATGCAAGAGag GTCCCAGACATTGTAAGAGAGGCCGTTGCGGGCGGGGTGAATGTGTGCTGACTTCCACTGCACCATTCTTTGAGTGCAAATGCAAGGAGCCCTTCCAGCCTCCAAGCTGCATACACT tgtcagtgtgtgagcCCAATCCATGTAGGAATGGTGGACAATGCATCAAGGATGGCAATGACTTTGACTGCCTGTGCCCTGTGGGGTACGGAGGACGTTTCTGCCATGTTG GCCCAGATGACTGCTATGTGGATGACGGAGAGTCATACCGCGGCAATGTGAGTGAGACAGATGACAGCCATGTATGCCTCCACTGGAACTCTCACTTCATCCTGGAGAATGGAGTTGATCCCTTCAACTCCTTCGAGGACAAAGACGGACTCGGCCCTCACAACTTCTGCAG AAACCCAGACGGAGACGATATGCCGTGGTGTTTCTACAGACAAGGCCGCAAGTTGACGTGGGACTACTGTGATATCACAGAGTGTCTTACAACAG GTGTGGTGCCAACTGAAATTGTCCCTACAGACGATGATCCCACTGATCCCACGGCTCACACGGCAAAACCTACAACAGCTAAACCCATAGTTACCACCAAACCAACAACTTCCAAACCCCCTACGACTAGGGAGCCCTGCCAGACTCCAAAACCTACTCCTACACCCGGCGAAGTTGCTCCCACTGCCACCGCTCCACCGCAGCAGTTCGCCACCTGTGGGCAGGCTCAGCCAAAAAAGCCCATTACCCGAATTTTTGGGGGTCTGAAGGTCCCTCCCGGAGCAGTACCCTGGCAGGTATCCCTGCAAGTGAGACCGAAGAACTCCAATCAGCATTTCAGACACACGTGTGGAGGGGTTCTCATCAAGAGCTGCTGGGTGCTGACGGCTGGACACTGCAT TGAATCAATGAAGGACATGCAGGTGGTTGCGGGAGGTCTGTCCCTGGATATAGAGGAATCCACAGAGCAAACCATTAAAGTTGAAGAGGCTATTAGACATGAGAACTACAGAGAGACTCCTTCAGCTGTTTACAACGACATAG CCTTGTTGAGGCTGAAAGGCGCTGATGGAGTTTGTGCCAATGAGACCCAGTTTGTGAAGATAGCCTGTCTGCCTGATGCCCAACTGCCTGATGGGATGGAGTGTAAAATTTCTGGATGGGGTGTCACTGAGGACT CTGAACTTGGATCCAACCACCTGCGGGATGCAAATGTTCTGCTGATTGGCCAGGAAAAGTGCTCAGAACCCAAAGTTTATGGCAGAGTCCTGGATAATACCATGTTCTGTGCTGGCCACCTGCAGGGAGGGGTGGATTCCTGCCAG GGTGACTCTGGAGGACCACTGACATGTGACCAGAACAATTCCGCAGTGATTTATGGTCTGGTGAGTTGGGGGGACCAATGCGGAAGAAAGAACAAGCCTGGGGTCTACACACGGGTCACTAACTTCCTGACTTGGATCAGGTCAAAGACTCAAGCAGCATCTCCATAA
- the LOC129092216 gene encoding delta-1-pyrroline-5-carboxylate synthase-like, with the protein MLARLALCSRLPTRIRQSNVCPASIRAFAQAKFPRPHGKSFVHRSELKQAKRIVVKLGSAVVTRDECGLALGRLASIVEQVAMLQNQGREMMIVTSGAVAFGKQRLRHEILLSQSVRQALHSGQNQLKEMSLPVFEARACAAAGQSGLMALYEAMFTQYSTCTAQILVTNLDFHDEQKRRNLNSTLHELLRMNIVPIINTNDAVVPPPVPSSDLQGGNVISIKDNDSLAARLAVEMKADLLIALSDVEGLYDSPPGTDDAKLIDIFYPGDQQSITYGTKSRVGIGGMEAKVKAALWALQGGTSVVIANGTHPKVTGHVITDIVEGKKVGTFFSEVKPAGPTVEQQTEMARHAGRALASLDPEQRGEIICSLADLLTEKKDEILSANKRDMELATTSGRFSQPLIDRLSLSTAKLNSLAIGLRQLAVSSRDSVGRVLRRTRVANNLELEQITVPIGVLLVIFESRPDCLPQVSALAIASGNALLLKGGKEASNTNKILHQLTQEALSIHGVADAIQLVSTREEVEDLCRLDKLIDLIIPRGSSQLVRDIQRAAKGIPVLGHSEGVCHVYIDNEASIDKAIDIVRDSKCDYPAACNAMETLLIHRDLLRTPIFDQIIDMLRAEHVKIHAGPRFASYLTFSPSEVKSLRTEYGDLECCIEVVDSMQDAVDHIHKYGSSHTEVIVTESEETAEQFLQQVDSACVFWNSSSRFADGYRFGLGAEVGISTARIHARGPVGLEGLLTTKWVLRGEGHTVADFSEQGSMKYLHENIPVPQGGFS; encoded by the exons ATGCTTGCCAGACTGGCCCTGTGCTCTCGCCTGCCAACCAGAATCCGGCAGTCAAATGTCTGTCCAGCCTCCATCAGAGCGTTTGCCCAGGCTAAAT TCCCACGTCCCCATGGGAAGTCTTTTGTCCACCGCAGTGAGTTGAAGCAGGCCAAACGCATCGTAGTGAAGCTGGGGAGTGCTGTGGTGACACGGGATGAGTGTGGTCTGGCACTGGGGCGACTGGCCTCAATAGTAGAACAG gTGGCCATGCTGCAGAATCAAGGAAGGGAAATGATGATAGTCACTAGTGGTGCTGTGGCGTTTGGGAAGCAGAGACTGAGACATGAGATCCTGCTGTCTCAGAGTGTCAGACAAGCCTTACATTCTGGACAGAACCAACTCAAAGAAATG TCACTTCCAGTTTTCGAGGCAAGGGCATGCGCAGCGGCTGGACAGAGTGGTCTGATGGCGTTGTATGAAGCTATGTTCACCCAGTACAGCACCTGCACTGCACAA ATTCTGGTCACCAACCTGGATTTTCATGATGAACAGAAGCGTCGCAACCTGAACAGCACGCTCCATGAACTGCTGCGGATGAATATAGTTCCTATTATCAATACCAACGACGCCGTTGTTCCGCCCCCTGTTCCCAGCAGTGACCTGCAGGGGGGAAAT GTAATAAGCATCAAAGATAATGACAGCCTGGCTGCACGGCTGGCTgttgaaatgaaagcagaccTCCTTATTGCCCTGTCTGATGTAGAAG GCTTATACGACAGTCCCCCAGGAACAGATGATGCCAAGCTCATTGATATATTCTATCCTGGAGACCAGCAGTCAATCACGTATGGCACGAAATCCAGAGTCGGCATTGGCGGCATGGAAGCCAAG GTGAAAGCAGCCCTTTGGGCTCTACAGGGTGGGACGTCTGTTGTCATTGCCAACGGCACACATCCTAAAGTCACAGGCCACGTCATCACAGATATTGTGGAGGGGAAGAAAGTTGGCACCTTCTTCTCTGAAGTGAAACCTGCAG GTCCGACTGTGGAGCAGCAGACAGAGATGGCCCGGCATGCAGGCAGGGCTCTGGCCTCCCTGGACCCTGAACAG agaGGGGAGATCATCTGCTCTCTAGCTGATCTGCTTACAGAGAAGAAAGATGAGATCCTCAGCGCCAACAAGAGAGACATGGAGTTAGCAACAACATCAG GTCGTTTCTCCCAGCCCCTGATCGACCGTTTGAGTCTGTCAACTGCTAAGCTGAACAGCCTCGCCATTGGCCTCCGTCAGCTCGCTGTGTCTTCCAGGGATAGCGTGGGTCGGGTGCTGAGGAGGACCAGGGTGGCCAACAACCTAGAGCTGGAACAGATCACTGTCCCCATCGGTGTCCTGCTTGTCATCTTTGAGTCGCGTCCTGATTGTCTCCCACAG GTGTCAGCTCTGGCTATTGCCAGTGGAAATGCTTTGCTATTGAAGGGGGGTAAAGAAGCTTCCAACACCAATAAAATTCTACATCAACTCACTCAGGAAGCACTTTCCATTCATGGAGTGGCAGATGCCATTCAACTG GTGAGCACACGGGAAGAAGTCGAGGATCTGTGCAGGCTAGACAAGTTGATCGACCTGATCATTCCAAGGGGCTCATCCCAGCTCGTTCGTGACATCCAAAGGGCAGCCAAGGGTATTCCTGTTCTGGGCCACAGCGAGGGCGTCTGTCACGTCTACATAGACAATGAAGCCAGCATAGACAAAGCTATAGATATTG TCAGAGACTCAAAATGTGACTACCCTGCGGCCTGCAATGCCATGGAGACCCTCCTTATTCACAGGGATTTGCTGCGAACTCCTATATTTGACCAGATCATTGATATGCTGAGAGCAGAACAT GTGAAGATCCATGCAGGCCCTCGGTTTGCATCCTATTTAACCTTCAGCCCATCAGAGGTGAAGTCTCTGAGGACAGAGTATGGGGACCTGGAGTGCTGCATTGAGGTGGTAGACAGCATGCAGGATGCTGTGGACCACATCCACAAATACGGCAGCTCCCACACTGAAGTTATTGTTACAGAGAGCGAAGAGACAGCCGAACAGTTTCTGCAGCAGGTGGACAGCGCCTGTGTATTCTGGAACTCCAGCTCTCGCTTTGCCGACGGCTACCGCTTTGGCCTAG GCGCTGAGGTTGGTATCAGCACAGCACGGATACATGCCAGAGGTCCAGTGGGTTTGGAGGGGCTTTTGACAACCAAATGGGTGCTTCGAGGGGAAGGGCACACTGTGGCTGACTTTTCTGAGCAAGGCAGTATGAAATACCTTCACGAAAACATCCCTGTCCCCCAGGGGGGCTTCAGTTAG
- the LOC129092752 gene encoding E3 ubiquitin-protein ligase TRIM11-like, which produces MGTVEETLKCPVCQDFFTDPVTLPCGHDFCLTCIQAVWETEGSDEGPFFCPECQIFLPPDLTLETNISLQSKVKNFATSRPSATESRTTTPSRETKSSSTIRCDHCIEAQSVAIRTCLTCDASLCQAHALLHQQRSSLREHTVVEVTGDPLSLKCREHREELKLFCIEEKVPVCCLCVLVGMHKNHKAMQLREACADFKSVLETTMNQLLKRRSEAEHGIRDLESLYAQTVKSASDFRERISDKYSRIRVVLDGDERLMMQIIDAEETYMTEWLEAQRCNMEAQIKEIDSLRASRKSLLQESNELRFLQQITAQSLCNPLDLAPIQEVDKYLCNLEKLRTVERLVDDLSVALSQHFPRMWSYLSSPALDSKSAHPQLEISQDRKQVYWRRQPVSEAPNPQPYDSQYSVLAQESFTTGRHYWEVIVQDKPYWLVGVTTGPVDKGDAPRQSSSSLGVNNTSWCIYHGDGQYLACHDTQEKQLSVGKRVRKLGILANLQKGELSFYNADAMTLLHSFCLQCTEPLYPMLNPCIDVNGLNTQPLTMFWIQDPWDWHVKTEGAED; this is translated from the exons ATGGGGACTGTCGAGGAAACCTTGAAGTGTCCCGTCTGCCAGGATTTCTTCACAGATCCTGTGACACTGCCATGCGGACATGACTTCTGTCTCACCTGTATCCAGGCTGTCTGGGAAACAGAGGGGTCTGATGAGGGTCCATTCTTCTGTCCAGAGTGTCAGATATTCCTCCCCCCTGATCTCACACTGGAGACAAACATCAGCCTTCAAAGCAAAGTAAAGAACTTCGCCACTAGCAGGCCGTCAGCTACAGAGTCAAGGACAACAACACCAAGCAGGGAAACCAAATCTTCCTCAACTATCCGCTGTGACCACTGCATAGAGGCACAGTCGGTGGCCATAAGGACCTGTCTGACCTGTGACGCCTCACTGTGCCAGGCTCACGCCCTGCTGCACCAGCAGAGGTCTTCTCTGAGGGAGCACACGGTTGTGGAGGTGACGGGGGATCCGCTGTCTCTGAAGTGCCGGGAGCACCGTGAGGAGCTCAAGCTCTTCTGTATAGAGGAGAAGGTTCctgtgtgctgtctgtgtgtcctgGTTGGCATGCACAAGAACCACAAAGCAATGCAGCTCCGTGAGGCCTGCGCGGACTTCAAG aGCGTGTTAGAGACCACAATGAACCAGCTGCTGAAGAGGAGAAGTGAAGCAGAACACGGCATAAGGGACTTGGAGTCCTTGTATGCACAAACAGTG aAGTCTGCTTCAGATTTCAGAGAAAGAATCTCGGACAAATACAGCAGGATTCGCGTGGTTCTGGATGGTGATGAGCGTCTAATGATGCAGATTATAGACGCAGAAGAGACGTACATGACAGAGTGGCTGGAGGCCCAGAGATGCAACATGGAGGCTCAGATCAAAGAGATAGACAGCCTCAGAGCCTCCAGAAAATCACTCCTCCAAGAGTCAAATGAGCTGCGATTCCTACAG CAAATCACAGCACAGAGTCTTTG CAACCCTTTGGATTTAGCACCAATCCAGGAGGTAGACAAATATCTGTGCAACCTTGAGAAGCTAAGAACAGTGGAGAGGCTGGTGGATGACCTCTCAGTGGCCCTGTCCCAACACTTCCCACGAATGTGGTCAT atcTAAGTTCTCCTGCTCTGGACTCCAAGTCAGCACATCCACAACTGGAAATATCCCAGGACAGGAAACAGGTATACTGGAGAAGGCAGCCTGTCAGTGAAGCTCCGAACCCTCAGCCATATGACTCCCAGTACAGCGTCCTGGCTCAGGAGAGTTTTACTACTGGCAGGCACTACTGGGAGGTCATTGTTCAGGACAAACCTTACTGGCTAGTGGGTGTGACCACCGGGCCAGTTGATAAAGGAGATGCACCAAGACAGAGCTCCTCCAGCCTGGGTGTGAACAACACATCCTGGTGCATCTACCATGGAGATGGACAGTACCTGGCATGCCATGACACCCAGGAGAAGCAACTGTCAGTGGGGAAGAGAGTCAGAAAGCTAGGCATACTGGCAAATCTCCAGAAGGGGGAGCTGTCATTCTACAATGCTGATGCCATGACTCTGCTACACTCTTTCTGTTTGCAGTGCACAGAGCCTCTCTACCCCATGTTAAACCCATGCATCGACGTGAATGGACTTAACACGCAGCCGCTTACCATGTTTTGGATTCAGGACCCCTGGGATTGGCATGTAAAAACAGAAGGGGCCGAAGATTGA